One region of Acidimicrobiia bacterium genomic DNA includes:
- a CDS encoding DUF4342 domain-containing protein, with product MHERFSDLLAAANERTVTVRAADGRPMVKAKLLHAVIAAAAGIVIAPRLAAAAAVGALFKGLTVSVEGTGEESAAA from the coding sequence ATGCACGAACGATTCTCAGACCTGCTTGCAGCCGCCAATGAGCGGACGGTCACCGTCCGTGCCGCCGACGGCCGCCCCATGGTGAAGGCCAAGCTGTTGCACGCGGTGATCGCCGCCGCTGCCGGCATCGTGATCGCGCCCCGTCTCGCCGCCGCAGCCGCCGTCGGTGCACTGTTCAAGGGCCTCACCGTGTCGGTGGAGGGCACCGGCGAGGAATCCGCCGCCGCCTGA
- a CDS encoding NAD(P)H-dependent glycerol-3-phosphate dehydrogenase: MRVSVIGAGSWGTAVAALAAATTDTVLWARREDLAARIQHERVNPDYLADTVLPDRLRATSDLEDALTGSEMVIMAVPSHGFRDVLVSAGDAAPRDVPIFSLTKGIETGTLNRMTEVVLDVLDVDPSSVGVLTGPNLAREIAAGQPAAAVVGMPDETVGARLQALLMGPTFRVYTNPDVIGCESAGALKNVMAIAAGMAHGLGYGDNSMAALVTRALAELTRLGIAMGGQPLTFAGLAGMGDLVATCFSAQSRNRTVGVELGRGRSLREITEEMRMVAEGVKTTEAVLALAERHQIEMPIAKAVGGVLYDGLKPADMVRALMTRGAKSELHGLS, encoded by the coding sequence ATGCGAGTGAGTGTCATCGGGGCGGGATCGTGGGGCACCGCCGTGGCCGCCCTCGCCGCCGCGACCACCGACACTGTCCTTTGGGCCCGTCGCGAAGACCTCGCCGCTCGCATCCAGCACGAACGGGTCAACCCCGACTACCTGGCCGACACCGTGTTGCCCGACCGGCTGCGGGCGACCAGCGACCTGGAGGACGCCCTCACCGGCAGCGAGATGGTGATCATGGCGGTGCCGTCGCACGGGTTCCGCGACGTCCTCGTCTCCGCCGGCGACGCGGCTCCGCGAGACGTACCGATCTTCAGCCTCACCAAGGGCATCGAGACCGGAACCCTGAATCGCATGACCGAGGTGGTTCTCGACGTGCTCGATGTAGATCCGAGTTCCGTCGGCGTCCTCACCGGCCCCAACCTGGCTCGCGAGATAGCCGCCGGCCAACCGGCCGCGGCAGTAGTCGGCATGCCTGACGAAACGGTGGGAGCCAGGCTGCAGGCACTGCTCATGGGTCCGACATTTCGGGTCTACACCAACCCCGACGTGATCGGATGCGAGTCCGCAGGCGCCCTCAAGAATGTGATGGCGATCGCCGCCGGAATGGCTCACGGCCTTGGCTATGGAGACAACTCGATGGCGGCGCTGGTGACCCGGGCGCTGGCAGAACTGACTCGTCTCGGCATTGCCATGGGCGGCCAACCCCTCACCTTCGCCGGGCTCGCCGGCATGGGCGACCTCGTGGCTACCTGCTTCAGTGCCCAGAGCCGCAACCGCACCGTGGGGGTCGAGCTCGGCCGGGGGCGCTCGTTGCGCGAGATCACCGAGGAGATGCGGATGGTGGCGGAAGGGGTGAAGACCACCGAAGCAGTGCTCGCCCTCGCCGAGCGGCATCAGATCGAGATGCCGATCGCCAAGGCCGTGGGTGGGGTGCTCTATGACGGGCTCAAGCCGGCCGACATGGTCCGGGCGCTGATGACCCGTGGCGCGAAGTCGGAGTTACACGGCCTGTCCTAG
- a CDS encoding PhoH family protein, whose product MPERGSQRTYVIDTCVLLADPSAILRFDEHDVVLPLVVIEELDRKKTLMDEVGSNARRAIRLLEECGASEAGGLSQPVALPSGGTLRIELNGVNSRRLPEVLDPKTPDHRILSTCLELETNGVPAVLVTKDVALRIKGAQLGVAVQDYRADVVAVDEYYTGVTEITVDSATVDRFYADGKIRLEHPDLLLNQFVVLRAPASQSAVGQVVEVEPIPVAVRVPGNRRVFGIESKNVRQAFALELLLNPDIPAVSLMGAPGTGKTFLALAAGLEQVLEAGRYRKVSVYRPLIAVGRQEIGYLPGDLDEKLAPWMAAVHDNLYALFSDGGPGAPRQALEELVDRDALELAAITYLRGRSITGEFVIIDEAQNLELPTLKVILTRIGPDAKVVFCGDFTQIDNPYVSPFGGAAAMIEKMKGNHLFGHVTLERTVRSPLAELATTVL is encoded by the coding sequence GTGCCGGAACGGGGATCGCAGCGAACCTACGTGATCGACACATGCGTCTTGCTGGCTGACCCGTCCGCCATCTTGCGGTTCGACGAGCACGATGTGGTGCTTCCCCTGGTGGTGATCGAGGAGCTGGACCGCAAGAAGACGCTGATGGACGAGGTGGGGTCCAACGCCCGCCGCGCCATCAGGCTGCTCGAAGAGTGCGGCGCCTCCGAGGCGGGGGGGCTGTCCCAGCCGGTGGCGCTTCCGTCCGGCGGAACCTTGCGAATCGAATTGAACGGGGTCAACTCGCGCCGCCTGCCCGAGGTGCTGGACCCGAAGACACCCGACCATCGGATCCTCTCCACCTGCCTGGAACTCGAGACGAACGGCGTTCCGGCCGTCCTGGTCACCAAAGATGTCGCCCTGCGGATCAAGGGCGCCCAGTTGGGCGTCGCGGTGCAGGATTACCGGGCAGACGTCGTCGCAGTGGACGAGTACTACACCGGTGTCACCGAGATCACGGTCGACTCCGCCACTGTCGATCGCTTCTACGCCGACGGCAAGATCCGTCTCGAACATCCCGATTTGCTGCTCAACCAGTTCGTGGTGCTGCGCGCCCCGGCTTCACAGTCGGCGGTCGGTCAGGTGGTCGAGGTCGAGCCGATACCCGTGGCGGTGAGGGTGCCGGGGAACCGCCGGGTATTCGGGATCGAATCGAAGAACGTTCGCCAGGCCTTCGCCCTCGAGTTGCTGCTCAATCCGGACATCCCCGCGGTCTCGCTGATGGGAGCCCCCGGAACCGGCAAGACGTTCCTGGCACTCGCCGCCGGCCTGGAGCAAGTGCTCGAGGCCGGGCGGTACCGCAAGGTGTCGGTCTACCGGCCGCTGATCGCGGTGGGACGCCAGGAGATCGGTTACCTGCCCGGCGACCTCGACGAGAAGCTGGCTCCGTGGATGGCGGCCGTCCACGACAATCTCTACGCGCTGTTCTCGGACGGAGGTCCCGGCGCCCCTCGCCAGGCCCTCGAGGAGCTGGTGGATCGCGATGCGCTCGAACTGGCGGCGATCACCTATCTGCGAGGGCGCTCGATCACCGGTGAATTCGTGATCATCGACGAGGCCCAGAACCTCGAGTTGCCGACTCTCAAGGTGATCCTCACCCGGATCGGTCCCGACGCCAAGGTGGTGTTCTGTGGGGATTTCACTCAGATCGACAACCCGTATGTGTCCCCGTTCGGCGGGGCAGCGGCGATGATCGAGAAGATGAAGGGCAATCACCTCTTCGGGCATGTCACCCTCGAGCGAACGGTCCGCAGCCCCCTGGCGGAGCTGGCGACAACCGTTCTCTGA